A genomic region of Heliomicrobium gestii contains the following coding sequences:
- a CDS encoding sigma-54-dependent transcriptional regulator has product MEQPAKLLVVDDEEAMALFLSAALERAGHQVDRAEDGQAALEKMEAAERHKRPYALALVDLQMPRLPGMDLLHHIRQRWPHLPVIILTAHGSIPTAVEAMKLGAVDFLVKPLPSPGHLRDAVNRHLTQFTARDAAGDTTAKAGSASPTQRPAPGAGAETLAPGRSIPIRPEDDLIACDPAICAVLDQARLVAETDTTVLLLGESGVGKEVFARFIHRHSRRSGPFVAINCAALPAALIESELFGHERGAFTGAAGQKLGRFEQADGGTLFLDEIGELERPMQAKLLRVLQEKRFERVGGTRPVVADCRVITATNRDLSAAVRERQFRADLYYRLAVFPIVIPPLRRRPADILPLASHFLTRFASKNGRDLPCLTTDAEAALRAHPWPGNVRELVNAIERALILCAGHPIRPDHLGLGHLEMDGPAAIEHAQKGLFPSDDGILKQQERNTILRVLAANNNNRQMTAQQLGISVRTLRNKLKEYRLQPED; this is encoded by the coding sequence ATGGAACAGCCAGCCAAGTTGCTTGTTGTCGACGATGAGGAAGCCATGGCTCTCTTTCTCTCGGCAGCGCTGGAACGGGCCGGTCACCAGGTGGACAGGGCCGAAGACGGACAGGCGGCATTGGAAAAGATGGAAGCGGCTGAGCGACACAAGCGCCCCTACGCCCTGGCTCTTGTCGATCTGCAAATGCCCCGTCTCCCCGGCATGGACCTGCTACACCACATCCGTCAACGGTGGCCCCATCTGCCGGTGATCATTCTAACGGCCCACGGGTCCATCCCCACCGCCGTAGAAGCCATGAAGCTCGGCGCCGTTGATTTTCTGGTCAAACCGCTGCCCAGTCCTGGCCACCTGAGAGATGCCGTCAACCGGCACCTGACCCAGTTCACAGCGAGAGACGCGGCAGGCGATACCACGGCAAAAGCCGGATCGGCCTCGCCGACGCAACGACCAGCGCCTGGAGCCGGCGCCGAAACGCTAGCCCCGGGCCGTTCGATACCTATCAGACCCGAAGATGACCTAATCGCTTGCGACCCCGCCATCTGCGCCGTTTTGGATCAGGCCCGTCTCGTGGCCGAGACGGACACCACCGTTCTGCTCCTTGGCGAGAGCGGTGTCGGCAAAGAGGTCTTTGCCCGCTTTATCCATCGCCATAGCCGCCGCAGCGGCCCCTTCGTGGCCATCAATTGCGCTGCCTTGCCGGCGGCCTTGATCGAAAGTGAACTCTTCGGCCATGAGCGAGGCGCTTTCACCGGCGCTGCCGGGCAAAAGCTGGGCCGCTTTGAACAGGCCGACGGCGGCACCCTCTTCCTCGACGAGATTGGCGAGTTGGAAAGGCCAATGCAAGCCAAACTGCTGCGGGTGCTTCAGGAAAAGCGCTTTGAGCGAGTCGGAGGAACCCGTCCCGTCGTCGCTGACTGCCGCGTGATCACGGCGACCAACCGAGATCTGAGCGCTGCTGTGCGGGAGCGACAGTTCCGGGCCGATCTCTACTACCGGCTGGCCGTCTTTCCGATCGTGATTCCTCCCCTTCGCCGGCGTCCCGCCGATATCTTGCCGCTGGCCTCCCACTTTCTCACCCGTTTCGCCAGCAAAAACGGACGGGACCTCCCATGCCTGACGACAGATGCCGAGGCGGCGCTGAGGGCACATCCCTGGCCGGGAAATGTTCGAGAACTGGTCAACGCCATCGAACGAGCACTGATTCTTTGCGCCGGTCATCCGATCAGGCCCGATCACCTGGGGCTCGGTCATCTTGAAATGGATGGGCCCGCTGCGATTGAACATGCCCAAAAGGGACTTTTTCCATCGGACGACGGAATCCTCAAGCAACAGGAACGGAACACCATTCTCCGCGTCCTCGCAGCGAACAATAACAACCGCCAAATGACAGCCCAGCAGTTGGGCATCAGCGTCCGCACCCTCCGGAACAAACTCAAAGAATACCGACTCCAGCCGGAGGACTGA
- a CDS encoding 4Fe-4S binding protein, which yields MKHQSLLHPSRRLTLVRWLSLLFFVGLTSYLGIRHQIVGGGPQGAAPLDTFCVFGGVETLWTYVTTGKFLAKTNMANLVLLAASLVLVIVAGAGFCGWICPLGALQEWLGKLGKRLFGNSLTVPPAIDRSLRSLRFLFLALILYRTVLDNKLWFETYDPFKVIFHFNFETTTSVVILALFIALSLPIERSWCRYLCPLSAVYSLLSPLSLFKLKRRPSACIDCGICTRACPVGIDVQHCGTIPDGQCIKCLQCMEACPKPDALVLETGKPPSAPAVPPALPR from the coding sequence ATGAAACACCAATCTCTTCTACACCCATCACGCCGATTGACCCTGGTCCGGTGGCTCTCGTTGCTCTTTTTCGTTGGACTCACATCCTACCTCGGCATCCGCCATCAGATCGTCGGCGGCGGTCCCCAAGGGGCGGCGCCTCTGGACACCTTTTGCGTCTTCGGCGGTGTCGAAACCCTCTGGACCTACGTCACGACAGGCAAGTTTCTCGCCAAAACAAACATGGCAAACCTTGTCCTACTCGCTGCGTCTCTTGTCCTTGTCATCGTCGCCGGAGCCGGTTTTTGCGGCTGGATCTGCCCCCTCGGCGCCCTCCAGGAATGGCTCGGCAAACTTGGCAAAAGGCTCTTCGGAAACAGCCTGACCGTCCCTCCCGCCATCGATCGCTCGTTGCGCTCCCTTCGCTTTCTCTTTCTCGCCCTTATCCTCTACAGGACCGTCCTGGACAACAAACTCTGGTTTGAAACCTATGACCCCTTCAAGGTGATCTTCCACTTTAATTTTGAAACGACCACATCTGTCGTCATACTGGCGCTTTTCATCGCCCTTTCCCTGCCCATCGAGCGCAGCTGGTGCCGCTACCTCTGCCCCCTCTCGGCTGTCTACAGCCTGCTCAGCCCCTTGAGTCTCTTCAAACTCAAGCGGCGACCCTCAGCCTGTATCGACTGCGGCATCTGCACCCGCGCCTGCCCGGTAGGCATCGATGTGCAACATTGCGGAACCATCCCTGACGGACAATGTATCAAGTGCCTGCAATGCATGGAAGCCTGCCCGAAACCGGACGCCCTGGTACTGGAAACAGGAAAGCCCCCTTCGGCCCCTGCCGTTCCCCCGGCATTGCCCCGCTGA